A window of the bacterium genome harbors these coding sequences:
- a CDS encoding YhcH/YjgK/YiaL family protein, translating into MVLDVLENAQRYLALNKGFAKAFEFLMRPDLKELPVNKYDIDGDSVYAMVAKDHGRKKEDALLETHEKYIDIQLVLAGTDNMGWKPKSSCNQPSKEYDEETDAQFFKDKPDAWLSTACGTFAIFFPEDAHMPLISSGQLHKVIAKVAVDRK; encoded by the coding sequence ATGGTTTTGGATGTACTTGAGAATGCACAGCGTTATTTGGCCTTGAACAAGGGGTTTGCAAAGGCATTTGAGTTTCTTATGCGCCCAGATCTGAAGGAACTGCCGGTGAACAAGTATGACATAGATGGAGACAGTGTCTATGCTATGGTGGCTAAGGATCATGGTCGTAAGAAAGAGGATGCTCTACTCGAAACGCATGAAAAATACATTGATATCCAATTAGTCTTGGCAGGAACTGATAATATGGGATGGAAGCCCAAATCATCGTGTAACCAACCTTCAAAGGAATACGATGAAGAAACTGACGCTCAGTTCTTCAAGGACAAGCCAGATGCCTGGCTGTCAACCGCATGTGGAACCTTTGCGATCTTCTTTCCGGAAGATGCACACATGCCACTGATCTCGTCTGGGCAGCTTCACAAAGTCATTGCCAAAGTCGCAGTGGACCGGAAATGA